The window CTCCAGCAGGCCGTCGGTGCGCGGGGGGAGATTCTGTTCGTCCAGGCTGTCACTTTCCAGGGTCAGGCAGTGCCAGCCGCCTCCCGGCAGGCGCCGGGCCAGCAGAGTCACGGGCGTGGCAAACAGCGCCTGCACCTGGGCGTGCATGGTCCGCAGCAGGTCCGGCGTGCGGGCGTGCCGGGCCAGCGCCGCCGTCACCTGTACCAGCGAGCGGTACCGGGCAATCTGGCGCTGGGCATCGGCGGTGGACGTGGTCACCTTGCTCCTTATTGTGGCACGCCGGGGGCCCGGCCCCTGTACCCCCGCACCCCCGGCGGCTGCCCCCGCCCGCCCCGCCGGGGACATTCCTGCCCCGCCCAGCGCCGTATGCTGAGCAGCATGAAGTGGATTTCCGATCCCGCGCTGGTCGGTATCGCGCAGAAAGTCGAGGCCGGCGAGCGCCTGAGCTTTGAAGAAGGCCTGGCGCTCTTTCAGACGCGCGACCTCAATACCCTGATGCGCCTGGCCGACGGCCGCAAGCGAGCCCTGCACGGCGACAAGGTGTATTTCGTGCACTCGATGCGCCTGGAATTTACAAACATCTGTTACGTCGGCTGCACCTTCTGCGCCTTTGCCGCGCGCAAGACCGAGGAGCGCGCCTGGGACTACGACCCCGAACAGGTCGTGGCCCAGGTGGGCCGCCGCTACCTGCCCGGCATTACCGAATTGCACATGAGCAGCGGCCACCACCCCAACCACAAGTGGCCCTATTACCCGGACATGGTGCAGCGCCTGCGCGAGGCCTACCCCGACCTCCAGGTCAAGGCGTTCACGGCCGCCGAGATTGAACACCTGAGCAAGATCAGCAAAAAGCCCACGCTAGAGGTGCTGCGCGACCTTCAGGCGGCGGGCCTGAGCGCCATGCCCGGCGGCGGCGCCGAGATTTTTGCCGACCGGGTGCGCAAGCAGGTGGCCAAAAACAAGGTCAAGGCCGAGAAGTGGCTGCAGATTCACAGCGAGGCGCACTCGCTGGGTATGCGGACCAACGCAACCATGCTGTACGGCCACATCGAAACGCTGGAAGAGCGCCTGGACCACATGCACCGCCTGCGGGAGTTGCAAGACGATTCACTGGCCCGCTACGGCGGCGGCTTTCACGCCTTTATTCCGCTGGCCTTTCAGCCGCTGGGCAATACCCTGGCGCAGAACCTGGGCAAGACCGATTTCACGACGGGCCTGGACGACCTGCGCAACCTGGCCGTGGCGCGCATCTACCTGGATAACTTTCCGCACATCAAGGGCTACTGGGTCATGATTGGCAG of the Deinococcus betulae genome contains:
- the mqnE gene encoding aminofutalosine synthase MqnE, which encodes MKWISDPALVGIAQKVEAGERLSFEEGLALFQTRDLNTLMRLADGRKRALHGDKVYFVHSMRLEFTNICYVGCTFCAFAARKTEERAWDYDPEQVVAQVGRRYLPGITELHMSSGHHPNHKWPYYPDMVQRLREAYPDLQVKAFTAAEIEHLSKISKKPTLEVLRDLQAAGLSAMPGGGAEIFADRVRKQVAKNKVKAEKWLQIHSEAHSLGMRTNATMLYGHIETLEERLDHMHRLRELQDDSLARYGGGFHAFIPLAFQPLGNTLAQNLGKTDFTTGLDDLRNLAVARIYLDNFPHIKGYWVMIGSELTQVSLDWGVSDIDGTIQEEHIAHAAGATSPMALSQAGMIRMIQHAGRVPVLRDAYYNELDTFPRVTEAAD